One part of the Gossypium raimondii isolate GPD5lz chromosome 1, ASM2569854v1, whole genome shotgun sequence genome encodes these proteins:
- the LOC105786441 gene encoding protein SRG1 has protein sequence MASSSNTLAEVLLSRRVQEMVVNGEQPVSLYICRDEKDAQNAPISPLAPIPIIDLSLLSSSSTEEELQKLKSALCCWGCFQAINHGIPSSFLDEIQQVTREFFRQSMEEKKKYSKGVVEEMEGYGGDPSPEQGQFLDWQDRLLLTVYPHDLRVPKFWPQNPQSFSEILENYTCKMRMVTKLVSKSMAKSLHLEENCFLEQFGEGATLQARFNHYPCCQRPDIVLGLKPHSDGTGYTIILQDIEGLQILQNQQWLTVPTVPNALFILMGDQMEIMTNRIFKSPVHRVITNKEKVRTSIAVFYTPEKNKEIGPQDGLVNEERPRLFKHVKDYEIIHWEHYQRGMRALHAAQV, from the exons ATGGCGAGTTCTTCAAATACCCTTGCTGAGGTGCTGTTGTCAAGGCGAGTTCAAGAAATGGTCGTCAATGGCGAACAACCTGTATCACTTTACATTTGTAGAGATGAAAAAGATGCTCAAAATGCTCCAATTTCCCCGTTAGCTCCAATCCCTATTATCGACCTTAGTCTCCTCTCATCATCAAGCACTGAAGAAGAATTGCAGAAGCTGAAATCAGCACTATGCTGTTGGGGTTGCTTTCAG GCTATAAATCATGGGATACCAAGTTCATTTCTTGATGAGATTCAGCAAGTGACGAGGGAATTCTTTCGACAGTCAAtggaagagaagaagaaatacAGCAAAGGAGTAGTGGAAGAGATGGAAGGGTATGGAGGTGATCCTTCACCTGAACAAGGTCAATTCCTTGACTGGCAAGATCGTTTGCTTCTCACGGTTTACCCTCATGATTTAAGGGTCCCCAAGTTTTGGCCTCAAAACCCTCAATCATTCAG cgaaattttagaaaattacacATGCAAGATGAGGATGGTGACAAAGCTTGTTTCAAAATCCATGGCTAAGTCATTGCATTTAGAGGAAAACTGTTTCTTGGAACAATTTGGTGAAGGAGCAACATTGCAAGCAAGGTTCAACCATTACCCATGTTGTCAAAGGCCTGACATTGTTCTTGGCTTAAAACCTCATTCAGATGGCACAGGTTACACCATCATCTTGCAAGATATTGAAGGCCTTCAAATCCTCCAAAATCAACAATGGCTTACTGTTCCCACCGTACCAAATGCCCTCTTCATCCTCATGGGTGATCAAATGGAG ATAATGACAAATAGGATATTCAAGAGCCCGGTTCACAGGGTAATAACAAACAAAGAGAAAGTGAGGACATCAATTGCAGTTTTCTACACACCAGAGAAAAACAAAGAGATTGGACCCCAAGATGGTCTAGTGAATGAGGAAAGACCAAGACTTTTCAAGCATGTTAAAGATTATGAAATCATACATTGGGAGCATTACCAAAGAGGTATGAGAGCTCTCCATGCTGcacaagtttaa